One genomic segment of Chitinophaga parva includes these proteins:
- a CDS encoding ABC1 kinase family protein, which translates to MKEQSSIPTSKVERASRFVSTGLKVGGNYIKHYTRKLMDPSTTKEALHEDNAEDIYNTLSNLKGSALKAAQMLSMDKGLLPKAYTDKFAMSQYSAPPLSGPLVVNTFQKTLGKSPSALFDSFELKASNAASIGQVHKATLDGKTLAVKIQYPGVAHSVKSDLRLIKPFAMRIAGLSEVDMDQYFEEIESKLLEETDYHLELERSMELSARCAHIPNLVFPEYYPALSSGRIITMDWLPGKHLKEFLHTHPSQEVRNKIGQALWDFYQFQMHSLRKVHADPHPGNFLMQPDGRLGIFDFGCVKEIPEDFYINYFLLTDPETLKDETKRRRVYRALEMIHDNDTEQDIVFYSGLFQHLIDLLTIPFRQEHFDFGNDAYFREMYDYVEYLSNLKELKESKVARGSRHSLYVNRTYFGLYTLLNDLKAQVITGQSRIDALKH; encoded by the coding sequence ATGAAAGAACAATCCAGCATACCTACCTCCAAAGTAGAACGCGCCAGCCGCTTTGTAAGCACCGGCCTCAAAGTGGGCGGCAATTATATCAAACACTACACCCGCAAGCTCATGGATCCCTCCACTACCAAGGAGGCCCTGCATGAAGACAATGCGGAAGACATCTATAACACCCTCAGCAACCTGAAAGGCAGTGCCCTGAAAGCCGCACAGATGCTCAGTATGGACAAGGGCCTGCTGCCCAAGGCCTACACCGATAAATTTGCGATGTCGCAATACAGCGCCCCGCCCCTTTCCGGTCCGCTGGTGGTGAACACTTTCCAGAAAACCCTGGGCAAATCGCCCTCCGCCTTGTTCGACAGTTTTGAGCTCAAGGCCAGCAATGCTGCGTCCATCGGGCAGGTACACAAGGCTACGCTGGATGGCAAAACCCTGGCAGTGAAGATCCAGTATCCCGGCGTAGCGCACAGCGTAAAGTCGGACCTGCGCCTGATCAAGCCCTTTGCCATGCGCATAGCGGGTCTCAGTGAAGTGGATATGGACCAGTATTTTGAAGAGATAGAAAGCAAGCTGCTGGAAGAAACGGACTATCACCTGGAACTGGAACGTTCCATGGAACTTTCTGCCCGGTGCGCGCACATTCCCAACCTGGTGTTCCCGGAATATTATCCCGCGCTTTCTTCCGGCCGTATCATCACCATGGACTGGCTGCCGGGTAAGCATTTAAAAGAATTCCTGCACACCCATCCCAGCCAGGAAGTACGTAATAAGATTGGCCAGGCCCTGTGGGACTTTTACCAGTTCCAGATGCATAGCCTGCGCAAAGTACATGCAGACCCGCACCCCGGCAACTTCCTGATGCAGCCGGACGGGCGCCTGGGCATTTTTGATTTTGGTTGTGTGAAAGAGATACCGGAGGATTTCTACATCAATTATTTCCTGCTCACAGACCCGGAAACGCTGAAGGATGAAACCAAACGGCGCCGCGTGTACCGTGCACTGGAAATGATCCATGACAATGATACGGAGCAGGATATTGTGTTCTACTCCGGCCTGTTCCAGCACCTGATAGACCTGCTGACCATTCCCTTCCGCCAGGAGCATTTTGATTTTGGGAATGATGCCTATTTCCGGGAAATGTATGACTACGTAGAATATTTATCTAACCTGAAGGAACTGAAAGAGAGCAAGGTGGCCCGGGGCAGCCGGCATTCCCTGTATGTGAACCGGACCTACTTTGGTTTGTATACCCTGCTCAATGACCTGAAGGCACAGGTGATCACGGGACAATCCCGGATCGATGCGTTAAAACATTAG
- a CDS encoding TetR family transcriptional regulator C-terminal domain-containing protein yields MEKKEIRDAYKMYWLENGKAPVSVYALTKSLGIPESEFYDQYTSLEAIEKDIWLAIFNDTVAQLQADETYQQYSASEKLLAFYFLWVQNLKDNRSYLLQQERRIKLPIMQYDQLDLFRKAFKEFAADIIKTGYATNEIQERKYISDKYVHGFWLQALFVLKYWLDDTSDRFEMTDAAIEKAVTLSFQLIGTSTLDSLLDFGKFILAGKH; encoded by the coding sequence ATGGAAAAAAAAGAAATTCGCGATGCATATAAAATGTATTGGCTGGAGAACGGCAAAGCGCCCGTTTCCGTGTACGCCCTCACCAAAAGCCTGGGCATCCCGGAGTCTGAGTTCTACGACCAGTACACCTCGCTGGAAGCCATTGAAAAAGACATCTGGCTGGCCATTTTTAATGATACGGTAGCCCAGTTGCAGGCAGACGAAACCTACCAGCAGTACAGTGCTTCCGAAAAGCTGCTGGCCTTCTACTTCCTCTGGGTGCAAAACCTGAAGGATAACCGCAGTTACCTGCTGCAACAGGAGCGCCGCATTAAGCTGCCCATTATGCAGTACGACCAGCTGGACCTGTTCCGCAAGGCCTTCAAGGAATTTGCGGCGGACATCATCAAAACCGGCTATGCCACCAACGAGATCCAGGAACGCAAATACATTTCTGACAAATACGTGCACGGCTTCTGGCTGCAGGCCCTGTTTGTCCTGAAATACTGGCTGGACGATACCAGCGACCGTTTTGAAATGACCGATGCCGCCATTGAAAAAGCGGTAACCCTCAGTTTCCAGCTGATCGGCACCAGCACGCTGGACAGCCTCCTGGATTTTGGAAAATTTATCCTGGCCGGCAAACACTGA